DNA sequence from the Siniperca chuatsi isolate FFG_IHB_CAS linkage group LG3, ASM2008510v1, whole genome shotgun sequence genome:
CAGTGTCaacatatctttttttattgtcaaaacaaaaacactttacagTTATGTTGCACCACAGATTTTATATTGTAACTCATGTCAGAACAGTTTAAATTTCTTTTATACTTTGTGTTGgttgtaattttgtatttattcctgTGCTCCCTTAGTACAGTCCAGAGGAGAGAGACCCTATTCCTCTGAGTATCTACCACATGCCTATCAGTGTCAGCTTCTCCTTCTTCCAACAAGGGTAAGGCACCCATTTGAGTACAAGACAGAATCGTTTTCTGTGCAAAGTACCAAAATGCTAAGATTTTTAATTTGAAGGGCACCCTGTTAATTCAACTGTATGGGCATTTTGGAGGAtgttgtttgtggtgctgttgaactgtgttGCATTAAACGGAGAGGTGTTTCCAGGGCTTAATTTGTGCTGGAAACACCTCCCAGATTGGATCGGCACCTCCTTTGTGTAAtatctgttctgtcattcttttatttcccaCTGAAGTTactcttaaatctcttattTTAGATGCGttttaaatctgattttaacaaaaagagagagagagagtagtgTGAGTTTTGGGCACCTCACCTGAGCTAATGTTGCTGCGATTTGAATTAGGACACCCTCAGCAACATGGAGGAAACTGGTAAAATGTCAAGAAGACAATCAAATTTGATGAATTTCTTCAAGGTCAGTCGGACCCCGAGCAGACCAAAGCTGTTTCGGCGGATCAACAGGGTGCAGATAATAGCACTGAATTCTGGCAAGTGGTTTAATGCTTTTTggtgtctaaatattttggcatatgATTACTGTAACCCCCGCAGCTAAGCAAGTGGGTGTTTTTGCTGGGAAATGGTGAAATGAGTCTGGCTACAttaggaggtgtgtgtgtgtgtgtgggtgcggCGCTGCCCATAGTACTGAAACTGAGCGGAGGAGATCGACAGACAGAACACGTCACTTAGGTCGGCTAACctgcaataaatatatttatttatttaaatcccCCTCGCAGGTGGCATGTGTCACCCTCAAGCTCGGGTCCTGTACCGGAGGCCTCggagtttgagggttctgcgcagtatctcaGCTGTTCTTaggactgcactcttctggacagagacttcagatgttgtacctggaatctgctggagcgactctcccagtttgggggtcgcagcccccagtgctccgagtaccactggcaccactgttgcttttgctctccacatcttttctagctcctctGTCCCCCATTGGTATTTTTTTGAGCTCCTCgtgttccttcttcttgatgttgctgCCGCTCGGGATTGCTACATCTATCACCACCGCCGTCTTCTGCAACACGATCTGTGGTTGGTTAGCCATCACCTtgtttgtcagtctggatccggaagtcccacaggatcttagcTCAGCCATTCTCGACTACCTTAGGagtctttgttgtttcatcctgGGCACTCACTAGTCCTCGGCTTCCCTCGTTCCACTCagtgtacagtctcagggtgctggatttggggaGAAACCCTCCATGCATTGTGAGGAGCTTCCTTGTCTTGATATCAGTGGcctctatctcctcctttggccattTTATTACACCGGCGGGGTATCTGACGACTGGCAGGGCGTATGTGTTGATGGCTCAGATCTTGTCCTTCCAAATCAGCTGACTTTTCAGGGcctgccttactctgtgtagGTATTTGGCTGTGGCTTCCTTGCTGCCTCCTCACGGTTTCCGTTTGCCTGCGTGATCCCAAGGTATTCTGTCCCGAACGTCTATAATGTTGCCTTCTGGTAGTTCAACCCCCTCGGTTCTGATAATTTTCCCTCTTTGTGATACCATCCGACTGCACTTGTCCAGTCTGAATGACATTCCGATGTCgttgctgtagatcctggtagtgtggatcagtgagtcgatgtctcGCTCATTCCTGGCATACAGCTTGATGTcctccatgtagaggaggtgactgatggttgCTCCACTTTGGAACCTGTATCCGTAGCCACCCTTTGTGATGAtctggctgagggggttcaggttcaatttatttattgcaggacagtattaaactgcattagttGTAGCGAAGGTgtgcctaataaactggcaactgagtgtatattaaAACTCacgaataaaaacaaatagttcTTCTTCTATACTTCCTGTTTGCTCTGCAGAACCTATCTGCTGGTGGACCCCTGTGAGCGGGAGGAGCGGGTGATGGACGGCTTGCTGATGATCGCcatgaacaaacacagagaaatctGCTCCATCCAGTCCAGTGGGGGCATCATGTTGCTTAAAGAGCAGGTGAAAATAATATTGAGCTGTTGTCTTAGTTTTGTAGCCATAAATATCAATTACCTTTAAAAATATTATCACTTACTTCACTGTAGAGCTTCACAATCATCCATGTTTGCTTGGAGAGCTGCTTTCCAAAACACTCACAGGTTGAATATAACCACTATTATCAGTGTAGTTATCCTGTAGGAAAACATGAACACGAGtgaagtaacaaaaaaaaaacaacgtatTCGTATGAGAAAACGTTTAGcaccatttttttttgtgtgtgttgttgaagGTTATGAGATGCAGTAAAATAGCCAGCGTTAAAGTGTCTGAAATCACAGAACTCATCAGCAAAGCCCTGGAGAATGACAagaaagcaaggtgagcagcaACATCACATTACCACACCTCTGTATTAAACTGTGGAAGTGGACATATTTACCACAATTGTAACTCCAGGTGTTGTCGTTAGAGGATATATAAGAACtctgtatttttccattttccaggAAGGCGGGTGGCAGGTGTGGTTTTGCAGAGTCTATGCCTCAGGAGCGAATCACAGCACTGAAAATGGACGAGACTCCAGTGgagatgacagatgtgacagaCAGAGCCGATGACATCGTCCGGAAAGCCGAGGCCCCACCTCAGACGTATCCTTTACTGAGCCTGAATAACAGCTTCTACCAAGAGAATGTCTTTGTCACTTTGCGATATTATATACACTGTGGCTCCTTAACAATACATACCAGGGTGCCGTCCCCAGTGGTCCCCGTCCCAGGTGTGGGTCAGGTAGGGCAGGGGCTGCAGAACACCTGGGGactggaggaggatgatgaagaggaagaggaggaaaatgacAACAGTGGTGAAGAACAGGAGGAAAAAGTAACAAAgatggaagaggaaaaggaggagatcAGAGgaggttatttttttaaatcttaatttcAAGTAAAAGTTATATAGGTAAGATGTGTGTTTCTAAAGAGAAAGGGCATCAACACAcataaaagttgttttaaagaaaaaaagcaaaataaaatttcTGACAGAAATGATACAATAGGCAGGAATCAGATGTCAAACCAACACGCTGACAGGcccaaacatatttaaatttcatCTAACTTTAGGTAATAAATGATGATTCTGTGagtatgttttcttttgaataaCTTGAAAAATTGGGGAATTTGTTTTGACTTGCAGGAGATGTGGTTGAGATATCTGacagtgaagaggaggaagtggtCATACTTCATCCGGAAACACCAAACAAAGCTCCTAAGTAGGTGCACCAGTTGTGTTTATATATACAccagttgttatttttttatatatatatatatatatatatatatatatatatatatatatatatatatatatatatatatatatatatatgacgtATGCACACTTTACACAAGGATTAATAGGTtgatctttttttcttgctctcaGAAATACAGGACCCAGTTCCCACCAGAAGAGGGCGACAACatcaaagaaaagacagaaataatgaaagaaGTGTTGGATTCTTACTCTGAGAACGTGAAGTTTCCTTATTGTTTGTAGCCATTTGGATCGATATAAAAACAGACTGTGCTAACAGATGtctagaaaattattttttacataatttttttttattaaaaatgaaaggaTGTAAAAGCGTTTCATAAGTATGATTAAAAATTAATATTCTCAACCATCGTGGGGTGtttaactttttacatttcGGTTACGTTTGCAAAGTGGCATATTTTGCAAGGAAATATGTGATCTGTGGTGCTGATTATGAATCgaagtaagaaagaaaatatataagCAATCACAGTTAACTGAAAATAGGACAAGTATGCTgagattgtttttcttttttatggtgCCAGAAAGCACAAGTTGTGGCTACAACTACATGTAATGCAGTATGTCACTGCCGTTCATTTTGTAAAACGCATAAGGACGTTAAACATGCAGGTGAAATTATCTGGCGAAGTCGGCGCGGTAAAACACAGGTTCCACCGAGATTTGAACTCGGATCGCTGGATTCAGAGTCCAGAGTGCTAACCATTACACCATGGAACCACCGTTAAAGCCTTATGAGACTTTTTTACTTATCTGAGTATAATCGACTCAAGCAAAGACAACATGCATTAGTAGGGCTGTTGCACGTGTAACTACTGAGACTATAAAAATGATTGTGTTCCTTAAGGAGAAAGATATTAACCATTTTTTGTAAACGGTTATTGTACCCGCTATCTTTAACCACGTTAGCAAGAATGaaagtaattaaattaaacGTAAATGCTGTAAATCAGTAGCTACGGGAATAATCGAACACCAAACAAAACTCAATTGGCCCGTACGGGGATCGAACCCGcgaccttggcgttattagcaccacgctctaacCAACTGAGCTAACCGGCCACAAGCTCGGATTAGGCCTACACCCTTCACATAGTATTATATTAACCACACTGTTTAATGAAAACTATAAAGCCACTTCAACGACACagaaaaaaggcagagaaaatgGTAAAGAATCCTCTGACCTAAGTTTCTGCTCCTCCAGTCTCTTACTGCAAGGCCTTATCTTCCAAACATCGCTAATATAAAACTATTTAGCATTAGCAGTCTTTAATTAGCAGCTTTGTATGCTTACCTTATAAAGGTAAAATGGGTTGTAAACGGTGTTGCATGTGATTGTGAATGTAGAGagacatcgtagaaaaggtttcagtcgtagtcatctggacactgttttcagaatcaagacgtttcggctcccctccggaagtcattctcaattgtgaaaatggtctgagaattgagaatgacttccggaggggagcgaaacgtcttgattctgaaaacagtgtccagatgactacgactgaaaccttttctacgatggaacactcctggacgaatgagggactacaccgtaatGTAGAGAGACATTCACACCCCCCCGTTCTCACAACACTAcatatatgagtctggacagacatggatataaactgcaacttgactgacCTGCAGGGTTTGCATACTAATATTCCGGGTGATGTATTTAATATAAAGgtatacaaaacaacatgtgaaTTTGGTGCGCAAACTCCTAAAGTTTCTTGTCCTGGCTAGACTGACTGTTCACACCAGTGTATCATCGACAAACATCTCAGCTCTACCAGGGCAAGTCTTATACACAGAGGTGTGTTAGAGTGTGCGTAAATACGTacgtgacagtgtgtgtgtgtgtgtggctgtgtgcaGAGGAGTGGCACCACAGTTTTCTATAGTGTGGAGTGAAGTGCTCAGAAATCTGATACTAAAACTCACGACTGATGCAAATCCACACTATACCcaaattaaatatgtatgtgCATACGTTGCTTTAAACGAGAGAAGGATGCGGCTACTGTGTGACTCCTACTAGGCTGGTGTAACATAAATGTGTCatcatttgtgcatgtgttttggtttttttttcgATATGAATGCGTTCTCTGGCTTGTGCACATGTTCAGAGTTGCACTCAGCTCAGAACTTGTTATGATGCCTCAGTACATGGCAATGAGGAAGCTACATACCCTCACTCAGCCACACCTCTGCCTTTGCTTCAGATTTTGTGGGAGCCATATCAAGCACACTTTATGTATCTGTTAAGAGGGGGCTTTTAACCGATACACATGACTAACTGCTATGTAATACTGCCTAATTCGTTCTCATAAAGTGCTGTGTGACTGTGTAACCCTGCCTCTGAATCCCTCTCCTTCCCCAAGACCTCAGGACTTCAGCAAATGATTgcttatcttttttttcttctgtcttttccttgTGGTTAGCTGATAAAAGTATAGCAAATGCAGCTGTACTTGCGTcacgcaggcacacacacacgtgcagctTGGTAGTTAGTGGAAAAGTACTGGACAAAGCAGAGACTGTGACTGCACACAACCCTCATCGTTGCCATCAACAGTCCGACACACAAAGCCATGGTTGGCCTACTCAGTGCATTCAATGACACACTGTGTCAGATCAAACTCTTTATCTGACCACTCAGTGCATAATCAGTGTTGCTATTACAGCCATAACAGCCACTACAGTGCATAATTTATCACTACATTGGGCTTGCGCGCTGTAAGGGGTTAAGGCTGTGGTTAACACAGCTAGATTTATACTGGGGGATCACAGGGTACCGTATATCTTTAGAcaagtttcttttgtttcttttgagtGTGCACAAGTGCatatacaaaacaaatacaaggtATAATATGTAGCTTTTCTGCATAGACCtgtgttatatattttatcccaaatgtttccaacaattttcaaacctagagaaatctgtaattttaatcAAGGTAACGGTGCGTTTCATTTGGTCACCTGTCAATGGCGTCATATCCCCTCTGCGCTTGTGTCAGCATCGTGGTTGTCTGCCGGAGGCTGTCATAAActgactttttattatttatttatatattttaaaccaAATTTTTACAATACACTTTTTAGATCTTGGTCATTTTCAACTATATATGTACCTACTGTAACTACTGTCACGTCACGTCTTTTTTGCTGAAGGGAAGAGATGATTCTGACTTCCTGCCTTAACCCGTTTACATACAATATGTTTTTTAGTGTACAGTTTAAAGGATCCTTCCAggggttttgcatgtttttggcattttatacTACTGTAGTATTGGTACTAAGTGGCTGCAACAACAGCCCAGTATCCTAGGAATTACATTTATGTTAAGTAGATCATGCAGGAGACTGGAATTTGCATTCTGTCGCAGACCTGCAATTATCATTCGCCCTTTCAGTAACCACCACAAGCTTtccctaaacataaccatagtTGGCAAATATTGGCATTGAAACGTAATCCAGTGTTTTGCAGAATCTACTATCTCGACATTCTTGTCTGGTGATTGGGTTGATCCCACATGACAAGACAAATGTTAGGTAGTCATGTGGTCTGATCTGGTTTTTATCTGTAGAGAATATGTGATTTTTAGTAAATCAACAAAAACTTGCAAAAACACATGACAGTGATGCAATCCATCATGTGAATGCATAAGTGTGAGTGAATACCACGACATTTCAAGACAGAAACTGTCAGAGTGACTAAGACTAATAAGGGCTGGTTTGGGATGGTTTCCAAAAGGGGAGATGGCATTGGTGTGTTTCTCTCCTGTCCGGGGGAAGAAGTCCTGACTCTGGCTTCAAGACTTGGATTCCGGTTCTCAAATGACCAGGGTGGGTGACATTTCAGACCAGCTGCTGAAAACCAGTTAACAGGGATACAGGGACATCCTGTCAGATTAATAACAACATTAATAACTTACCCTCCAGTGTGGGTTAATTTAGCTAACATTATACATTTAGAAACATGTCCAGTCCAGtccatctttttttctattcattatttttatgatttagaGTTTGATTTAAAGTTCTACTCAAACCCTAACCTGAACTGTACCTGGAAAGAATATTTGAATGTGGTGTGTGCGTTTTTCAGGGAAACTGGGAACTGCTATAATTAAGAGCAACAGTATCCTTTGCTTTGAATCATGAGCTCCTCCTTTCTAATAGAGTGTTATAAATAGAGAATGAAGTAAGAGCATGGTACTTGTTTTAACAAGCAAtcactttttatatattttatttaacatgaaaaaagttTGCTCCCCAGGGTTTTCATGAACCCTCTTTTTCATTAAGTCAGAGGCAccttttaaaataaaggtttaTCTTTAACACCAAAATACATCAACAACATCACACTGATCAATCAAAGATCTCACTTTAGCAATTCTTTGCTGAAGAAAGCAGTAACAACCCTCAgttcactttttttatttgtctgaaaaCTGGACCATGGTCCTATGGTCTTTTTCCTTAGAGTTTTACAGGGAACAATGTTGGACAGGCTGAATAAGActgacacacaagggaagaaccCAATATCCACCCAACAGAGTGAGTAGCAAGCTCAGCCTTTCAGACAGTTTCATTAAACTTTCCAGTCCTTAACAAAGTCATGTAGGCGATGCATGACCAAGCCACTCAACATAGTGGGTTGTTTGGCCCCAAGCTCAAATGTCTTCTAAGTGGGAAACTGTTGGACCAGAAGTGATAAAACGAAACTCTGTCATGTGAGAGCATTTGCACTTAAGCAGTCTGTATTAATAGTTCTGTTTGGGGTGTTGATGGCCACCAGTCAAAGTGCTGGTCTTCGTGATAGTGGGGGGTAATACATGGCTTTACATGAGGTTCCTAGTGAATCTAACATGATGGGACTGTTGCTGTTTAACACGAG
Encoded proteins:
- the exosc9 gene encoding exosome complex component RRP45, with protein sequence MKDTPLSNCERDFLLKAIEEKKRLDGRQTYDYRKMKITFGTDYGCCFVDLGKTRVMAQVSCELVAPKENRPNEGILFFNIELSPMASPAFEQGRQSELSVKLNRQLERCLRNSKCIDTESLCVVSGEKVWQIRVDVHMLNHDGNLMDAASIAAITALCHFRRPDVGIQGEEVTVYSPEERDPIPLSIYHMPISVSFSFFQQGTYLLVDPCEREERVMDGLLMIAMNKHREICSIQSSGGIMLLKEQVMRCSKIASVKVSEITELISKALENDKKARKAGGRCGFAESMPQERITALKMDETPVEMTDVTDRADDIVRKAEAPPQTVPSPVVPVPGVGQVGQGLQNTWGLEEDDEEEEEENDNSGEEQEEKVTKMEEEKEEIRGGDVVEISDSEEEEVVILHPETPNKAPKNTGPSSHQKRATTSKKRQK